The sequence AGCAGGACCGCGCCCCCGGTGGAGCCGGCGCCGCCGCCGATGACCTCGGCCAGCTGCGGGGCCGCGGTGTTGCCCGCCTTGTTGGCGGCGGTGAGCGCCTCGGGCTTGATCAGGGCGGCGGCGCCGAAGCCGAGCGCGATGGTCATCAGGTAGAAGACGCCGATGATGCCGATCGCCCAGTTCACCGACTTCCGGGCGGCCTTGGCGGTGGGGACGGTGTAGAAGCGGATCAGGATGTGCGGCAGGCCCGCGGTGCCCAGGACGAGGGCGAGGCCCAGCGAGATGAAGTCGATCTTCGAGGTGGCGGTGGCGCCGTATTTGAGGCCCGGTTGCAGGAAGGCGGCGCCCTTGCCGCTGTTCTCGGCCGCCTTGCCCAGCAGCGCGGAGAGGTTGAAGTCGAACTTGAGGGCCACCAGGAAGGTGATCAGCAGGGTGCCGGCGATCAGCAGGACCGCCTTGACCATCTGGACCCAGGTGGTGCCCTTCATCCCGCCGATGGTGACGTAGAGGATCATCACGATGCCGACGAGGACGACGACGAGGATCTTGCCCGCCTCGCTGGTGATGCCCAGGAGCAGGGTGACCAGGGCGCCGGCGCCGGCCATCTGGGCGAGCAGGTAGAAGATCGAGACGACGATGGTGGAGGTGCCGGCGGCCGTGCGGACGGGGCGCTGGCGCATGCGGTAGGCCAGGACGTCGCCCATGGTGAATCGGCCGGAGTTGCGCAGGGGTTCGGCCACCAGGAGCAGGGCGACGAGCCAGGCGACGAGGAAGCCGATGGAGTAGAGGAAGCCGTCGTAGCCGAAGAGGGCGATGGCGCCGGCGATGCCGAGGAAGGACGCGGCGGACATGTAGTCGCCGGAGAGGGCCAGGCCGTTCTGGAAGCCGCTGAACCGGCGGCCGCCGGCGTAGAAGTCCTCCGCGCCACGGGTCTGGCGGCCCGCCCATACGGTGATGGCCAGGGTGGCGGCGACGAAGACCGCGAAGAGGCTGATGATCAGGGGTCGGTGCGCGCCCGCCGGGCCGGCCGCGAGCTGCTGGACGAAGGTCATGCGCCGGCCTCCAGGCGGGACTTGAGGGCCTCGGCCTTGGGGTCGAGCGCGGCGGCGGCGTGCCGGGAGTACCACCAGGCGATCAGGAAGGTGGTGGCGAACTGGGCGATGCCCAGGACGAAGGCGACGTTGAGGTGGCCGAGGACCGGGGTGGCCATGAAGCCGCCGGCGTAGCTCGACAGCAGGACGTACACCAGGTACCAGAGGAGGAAGCCGAGGGTGAGCGGGAAGGCGAACGAGCGGTGGGCGCGGCGCAGTTCGGCGAATTCCGCGCTCGACTGCACCTGGCGGTAGTCGGGCGGTTCATGCGTCCCGGTGTCGGTGGTGGGTACGGCGCTCACGGGTCTCCTGACGCGAAGGGGGTGGGTGTTACGCCCGAGAATAAGGCTCGGATAAGTGACGTGGATCACGCATCGTAGAGCCGCGGGTCACGATCCGACAGGGGGCGGTTACGGGATTCCGCGAAGCACCGAACCCGCGAAGAAAATCGGAGGAATACGGGCGGGGCCGCGACCGGTGCGGCGGCGTTTCGTTGGGCCGGGCGTGACTGTGCCGCCCACGCAGACCCCGAAGCCGTCCGACCCCCGCCGGCACCCCTACGGCAGCATCCGGCTGCCCGCCCCGCTCGCCGCCCCGGTGGCGAAGCGCCCGGCCGGGCCGCGGCTGCGCCGCTGGTGCGACCCCCGCGTCGCGCTGCCGCCGCTCAGCATCGCCGCCCTGCGGCGCGACCTCTGACGCCGCCGTGGCGCGCGGCCCCGCCGCGGCCCCGAGGCCACCCCGAAACGGCCCCGCCGCATCCCTGACGTGACGTCAATTTTCCGTCCCTGACGGGTTTTTTCCGGTTTCCATTGCTACCCCTCGCTGATCGCCGATAACTTCACGTCGCATTGCTTCCGCCCGTGCGCAACCCCGTGCACGGGCGGTCTCACGGATGATGTGGAGTACCCATGGCTCATCCCCGTTCCAGACGCTCGCGGCTGCTGGCCCTGCCGCTCGGACTCGCCCTGACGGCGTCTCTCGGCTTCCTTCCGGGCGCGGCCACCGCCGCACCGAAGGACGCCGCCGCGGCCCCGGCCGACGGCCCGCTGCTGTCGTACGTCGTGAACGCCACCCCGGGCCACACCGTGCTCGGCGGCGTGGAGAAGGCGATATCCAAGGCCGGCGGGAAGGTGGTCATCGCCCATGAGCGCATCGGCGTGATCGTCGTCCACTCGGCCAACCCCCGCTTCGCCGAAACGATGCGCACCGTGCCGGGCGTCCAGTCGGCGGGCGCGACCCGTACCGCGCCGCTCAAGGCGACCGGCACCACCGACGTCGGCAAGCCGCAGAAGATCGAACGGCTGTCGGCGTCCCAGCTCAGGGCGGTGACGGCGGCGGCGAAGGCGAACGGCCAGGAGCCGCTCGAACCGCTCCAGTGGGATCTGCCCGCCATCAAGGCCGACCAGGCCGCGAAGATCGACCCCGGCAGCCGCAAGGTCACCGTCGGCATCATCGACACCGGCGTGGACGACACCCACCCGGACCTGAAGGCCAACTTCTCCGCCAAGCAGTCCGCCAACTGCGTGGGCGGCGTGGCCGATACGTCCCCGGGCTCATGGCGCCCCTGGGACCCGGACGAGGACTACCACGGCACCCATGTCGCGGGCACGATCGCCGCGGCCCGCAACGGCGTGGGCGTGGCCGGGGTCGCGCCGGGCGTGAAGATCTCCGCCATCAAGGTCAGCGAGCCCAAGACGGCCATGTTCTACGCCGAGAGCGTGGTGTGCGCCTTCGTCTTCGCGGCCGACCACGGCATCGCGGTCACCAACAACAGCTATTACGTCGACCCGTGGATGTTCAACTGCAAGGATGACGCCGATCAGGCCGCGATCATTGACGCGGTCGGGCGGGCCGCGAAGTACGCCCAGAGCAAGGGCGTCCTCAATGTGGCCGCGGCGGGCAACTCCAATCTGGACCTCGCGGCCGACAAGCTCCCTGACGCCACCAGCCCCGACGACTCCACGCCCGTCACCCGCACCGTCAACCCCAAGACCTGCTGGGACGTGCCCACCCAGCTGCCGGGCACGGTGACCGTCGCGGCGACCGGGGTGCACAACGCCAAGTCGTACTACTCGAACTACGGCCTGGGCCAGATCGATGTGGCGGCGCCCGGCGGCGATGCGAAGCAGGTGCCCGAACTGCCCGCCAAGAACGGCAACATCCTCTCCACCGTGCCGGGTGGCGACTGGGCCTATCTGGCGGGTACGTCCATGGCCACCCCGCATGTCGCCGGTGTGGCGGCGCTGCTGAAGAGCACGCACCCCGCGTCGAGCCCGCAGGAGATCCAGTGGCTGCTCAAGGAGCAGGCGGACAACCCCGGCTGCCCCACGGGTGACGCCACCTGCACCGGCACCAAGCACCTCAACAGCCACTTCGGCTACGGCATCGTCGATGCGCTGGCCGCCGTGAAGAAGTAGGCCGGGCGGTAACGGAAGCAGGTCAGGCGGTAACTGCCGTGGGGGGCCGGTCGGTTGGCCGCCCGGTCCCCTGCGGCTTCCCGCCTCCCGCGGCCGCGCGGAGCACGCCCTCGGCCAGCGCGGCCTGCGCCGCCGCGTAGGTGAGCATGATCCAGAACTGCGGGAGCGGCGGCTGCGGCCAGTGGGCGATGCCGCCAGCGATCAGGGTGTCGGAGAGCAGGAAGAGCAGCCCGCCGGCCGCCGCCCAGGGCCCCGCCCGCAGCGCCCCGAAGGCCATCGCGGTCAGCAGCAGGCTGTAGCCGGCCACCGGGACGCGCAGGGCGGCCGGGAGGTCCGGCCACAGCAGGGCGACGGTGGCGGCCAGGACCACCGCGTAGCCGCCGCCGAGGGCCCCCGTACGGGCCCGTCCGCCCGGCGGAGTGCCGTGCCGCGCGCACAGGACCAGGTAGCACAGGTGGCCCGCGGCGAACGAGCCCATCCCGACCAGAAAGACGGTGCCGCCGCCGATCTGGAGGAAGGTGTCGCCGCCGCACCCGAAGAGCAGCGCAGCGACCAGCAGCGGCGGTCCCCCGCGGGCCAGGACGGCGGCCGCGAGCACCGGCATCAGCGCGGGTTTGGTGAGCTGGGCGAGGGTGGCGGCGCCGGTGAGCAGGGCGGTGAGATGGACGACGGCGAGCGCGGCGAAGGCGCCGAGCAGCGGGCCCACCGCCCGGGGCCACCGGGCCGTCACGCGACGCTCTCCCCCACCGGGGCGGCGGCGGTCTCCTGGGCCGCGGACCGGTCGGCCGGCTGCCAGCCCGGCCCGCGGAAGATCCGCCCGGCCCGCTCGCGCCAGCTGTGCGCGGCCCGGATGTCGCGGGCGATGGCGGCGTACTCGTGGGTGGCCACCCGCAGCGGGTTGAAGGTGTCGATGTTCTTGGTGAGGCCGTAGACGGGCCGCTCGGTCTCCGCGACGAACGAGCCGAAGAGCCGGTCCCAGACGATCAGGATCCCGCCGAAGTTGCGGTCCAGATAGCCGCCCTGCGAGGCGTGGTGCACCCGGTGGTGCGAGGGCGTGTTGAACACGAACTCGAGCGGGCGGGGCAGTTTGTCGATCCGTTCGGTGTGCACCCAGAACTGGTAGACGAGGTTGGCGCCGGAGGTGAAGGCGATGGCGGCCGGGTGCACGCCGACGGCGACCAGGGGGACGTAGAACGGCCAGACCGTCCAGGTCGTCCAGGGCTGGCGCAGCGCGGTGGTGAGGTTGAACTTCCTGCTGGAGTGGTGGACCACGTGGCAGGCCCACAGGATGCGGATGACGTGGTGGCCGCGGTGCGACCAGTAGTAGAAGAAGTCCTGGGCGAGCAGCAGCAGCGGCAGCGTCCACCACACCACCGGGATGCGCAGCGGGGTCAGTTCGTAGACCGCGGCGTAGATCGCGACGATGGGTATCTTCCACAGCGCGTCGAAGACGAGGCTGCCCAGGCCCATACCGACGCTGGTGGCCGCGTCCTTGGCCTCGTAGCCCTCCGCGTCCTCGTCGGGATGCAGGCGATAGCTCACCATCTCCACGACGGTGAGCAGGACGAAGGCCGGTACGGACCACAACACGACATCGGGCAGGTGCGGCATGCCCCGCACCATAGAGGCGGTGGCGGGGGCACCGCTAGAGGTTGTTACCGAGAAGTATGTGAGACGGACCGTCAGCTGCGCGGGCCCGCCCCACACGGGATTACCGTCGGTAGCCGCCCGCCGGGCTCACCACACCCGTACCGACCCGCCCGGTGCGAACGCCGGGCTCGTGGCGTCCGCGGGGATCTTCTCCAGCGGCTCGGCGATCTCGGCGGCCGTCGGGCCGACGCGGGCCGCGATCGGGGCCAGGCGGTCGAGGTCGAAGCCGTAGACACGGGCCGCGTTGCCGCCGAGCAGGGCGGCGACCTCGTCGGTCGGCAGAGCGGCGTAGGCCAGGCGCAGCGCCTCGCGGGAGTAGGGGGCGGTGCCCTCGTCGTGCGGGTAGTCGCTGCCCCACATGATCTTGTCGAGGCCGATGCGGTGGCGCAGCGGGACCTCGTGCGGGCGCATGAAGCTGGCACCGACGTAGCAGTGGTCGCGCCAGATGGCGGCCGGGCGCTCGCCCATGGTCGCGGCCAGACCGGCGCCGAACCGGGCCTCGGCGGTGGCCGCGCGGGTCGCGGACGCCACCAGGCGGTCGTGGTAGTAGTCCAGCATGTCCAGAACGCCCGGGATCCAGCCGGAGCCCTGTTCGGTGAGGACGAGCCGGAGGCCGGGATGGCGGCGGAAGGCGCCGCCGAAGACCAGATGCCACAGGGCGCGGTGGGAGAACCAGGTCGTCTCGACCATGAAGACGGCCCGGGCGGCGGGTTCCTCGCCCAGCGGCGGGGAGGCCGAGCCGCCGTGGTGGTTGACCGGGACGTCCAGGTCGGCGCAGGCAGCCCAGAGGGGGTCGTAGACCTCGCTGTGGAGTTCGGGCAGGCCCGAGCCGGGCGGGGTGCCGGGCAGCAGGATGCCGCCGGTCAGGCCCGCTTCCTTGATGCGGCGCACCTCCCGTACGGCCTCGTCCACGTCGTTGAGGAGGATCTGCGCGACGCCCGCCCGGCGGCCCGGGGCCTGGGCGCAGAAGTCGGCGAGCCAGCGGTTGTGGGCGCGCAGGCCCGCCCAGCGCCGTTCGAACTCCTCGCGGGTGGCGGGGGCCGGGGCCATCAGGGACGCGCTGGGGAAGAACGGCGGGATGGTGTTGGGGAAGACGACCTCGGCGACGATGCCGTCCGCCTCCTGCTCGGCCAGCCGGCGCTGCGAGTTCCAGTTGCGGTCGGCGGTGTCGGCGAGGAGGTCCTCGTGCGGATTGACGTAGGTGGCGGCCCAGGCGTCGAAGGCGTCGTGGTGGCGGGATTCCAGGTACGGCTTGTAGTCGAGGAGGTCGGCGCCGGCGTGGCAGTCGGCGGAGATGACGGTGTAGCGGTCGGTCATGGGGTCACCCCTAGCATCGGGAAGTCGTGGTCGGTCAGCCAGTGCCGGCCCACCTCGCGCGAGCGCGCCCAGGTGGCCTCGACGGGCAACTGGTCGGCGCTCTGGCCGAGTTCGGCGGGGGTGGGGCCGATCCGGCGGGCCAGTGGGGCCAGTGCGGCGGTGTCGAAGCCGAAGACCTCGGCCGCCGACTCGCCGAGCATCCGTCGGGTCTCGGCCACCGGGATGTCGTGGAAGGTCTTCTTCAGCCAGCCGCGGGTGTCGGGCCAGGTGCCCTCGGGGTGCGGGAAGTCGCTGCCCCACAGGATGTTGTCGACGCCGATCTCGTAGCGCTGGGCGAGTTCGCGGCGTTTGGTGTTGGTGGCGCAGACGAAGATCTGGCGGTCGAGGTACTCGTGCGGGGGCCGCTTGAGTCCGGCGAACGGGGAGAGCTTCTTGCCGCCGTGCGCGCCCAGGTAGAGGCGGTCCATGAACCACAGCAGATTCGGCAGCCACCAGCAGCCGGACTCCGCGACCCCGAACGTGAGGCCCGGGTGGCGTTCGAAGACCCCGGACCACAGCAGGAACCACAGCGGACGGGCCGGCCACCAGGTCACCTCGGAGACGAAGATGCCCAGGTGGTCGCCGTATTCGTGGCGGGGCGACGCTCCGGAGTGGGTGAGGACCGGCATACCGCACTCGGCGGCCGCCGCCCAGACGGGGTCGTAACGGCGGTCGTGGTAGGGCTCCTTGTCGACCCACATGGCGGGGATCATCAGGGCGCCCAGCCCGGACTCCTTGGCGCGGTGGATCTCGGCGACCACCTTGTCGGGTTCGGCGGTGACGGGCAACAGCGCGACGCCGCAGTGCCGTTCGGGGTGTGCGGAGACGAAGTCGGCGAGCCAGCGGTTGTGCGCGCGGGCGCCCGCCATGCCCAGGTCGGGGTCCTGGTCGCCGGACAGGCCCAGGCCCACGCCGAAGGGGGCGGCCGTTTGGCTGTCGACGGCGTCGGCGTCCGGGAAGACGACCTCGGCGGCCACCCCGTCCCCGTCGAGTTCCTTGATCCGCTGGGCGGGGTCCCAGCCGCCGCGCAGGCCCTCCTCGTGGTCCCGGAACCACCTCGCGGCGAAGCCCTCGTTACGGATGCCGAGGCGGGTGGCCGCCTCCCGGCGGGCGTCGCGCTGGCCCAGGAAGTCGTCGAAGGCGCGGTGGAAGCGGGTGTCGAGGTAGGGCCGGTACTCCTCGGTGGGCAGGCCGGCGTGGCAGTCGGAGGAGATGATCAGGTACGGGTCGTTCTGCTCAGCCATCACACGTCCCTCAGTCGAGAATGAAGCTCTCCAGGTACGCCGGGTTCTCGCGCTCCAGCATGGAGGTGGACCTGGCCTTGATCTGCTGGTCGCTGTGCTCGCTCGCGGGCAGCAGCCAGAAGCGGTCCCTCGTGATCCCCTCCGCCACGAAGTCCGCGACCTCCTCGACCGGTGTGAACTCGACCTCCCGGCCCGCCTCCTTCATCGCCGACTCCCACTGGGCGAGGCTGCGGTACGGGGTCTTACGGGGCCGCTCCTTGGCGTACCGGTCGGGCCGGTTGCGGTGCGACTCCCACAGCCCGGTGCGCAGCATGTGGGGCCCGGGGAAGAGCACGGAGGCGCCCACGCGCGCGCGTTCCGCCTTCAGGTGCGCGTACAGGGACTCGGTCATCGTCACGACGGCCGCCTTGGTGACCGCGTACACGGAGGCGGTGGGCAGCGGGGCGATGCCGCCGTCGCTGGAGGACGTGTTGACGACATGGCCCGGCTCGCCGCCATCGATCATGCGGGGCAGGAACGCCTGGATGCCGTGGAAGACGCCCCACACGTTGACCTCGAAGGCCCACTTCCAGTCGTTGGGTTCGTGCTGCCACATGCGGCCCTCGGCGCCCGAGCCGACGCCCGCGTTGTTGCACAGGACGTGGACGGCGCCGAACTTCGCGTACGTCGCGTCGGCGAGGTCCATCACCTGCTGCCGGTCGCCGACGTCGACCACGCGCGCGTGCACCACGGCCCCGTCCTCGCGGAGCCCGGCGGCGGCCTTCTCCAGGGCGCGCTCCTCGACGTCCGCGAGCACGACCTTCAGGCCGCTCGCCGCGAACCGGCGCACCAGGGCGAGCCCGATGCCGCCGGCCGCTCCGGTGACGACGGCGACCTGTCCGGCTTCGAGCCGCATCAGGCGCTCCCCTCGGGCGGCCCGTCGAGGATCTGCTGCGGGTCGTCGTAGCGCTGGTGGATGTAGGGCATGAGCGCCTGCGCGCTGACCCGTTCGACGACCCTGCCCTTCTGGTCGGTGGTCTTCTCGCCGATGGTGATCCCGACGACGGTACGGACGGGCAGGTCGGCGATCGGGTCGTACATGGACTCGCGCAGCACCACGTCGCCGGTGATCTGCTCCAGCTTGCGGACCTTCTCGTTGCGCACGCAGTGCACCAGGACCGGATCCGCGTCGAAACCCGAACCGTCCACCGCAGGCAGGAACTTGAAGTAGAAGTCGGTCTTCTGCGCGGGCTCGGGCAGCGGCAGCGGGCCGCTGACGGCACCGCGCACCTCCACAAAGGCGATGCCGTGCCGCGCGAGCGCCGCCCGCACCGCGAGCCCGTCGCGCTCCACCTCCACCTCGCCGAGCTTCTTCGGCTCGCCGAAGACCTCGCGGCCGCCGATCAGGGCCCGCTCGTGGGTCATCGGCATCACGAGCGGATACCAGCCCTCGACGCCGCCGTGCTCGGCGGCGACGGCGACCGAGCCCGCGCCCAGGGGGTAGCCGGGCAGGTCGACCTTGCTGATGTTGGCCCGGACCAGGGGGCGGGCGGTGGGTTCGAGCGGCGGCGGCAGGACGGCCGCGACCGCGTCCGGATCGGTCTCCCAGACGGCCACCACGCCGGTGGACCAGATGTCGGGAAGCTGGCCGCTCGCGGTGCGCGCGGCGGCGATCTCCGCCTCGGTGCGCGCGGCGTAGCGGATGCGTGCCATGTCGTACCGCCCTTCGTCGTGGGGACTCGCGGGGGTCGTGCCAGGCTCTGTAACACTGTTACACCGAGGCGCGCGAAGGGTAAAGGGCCTTGTGCGCAAGGGAGTTGCCGGGGTAGAGGGAGACCATGACACGTACCGCGCTGACCGGCGAAGAGGTGCTGACGGCGGCCGCCCGGCTGGTGCGGGCGCACGGCCCCGGGGCGCTGACGATGCGCCGGCTCGCCACGGAGCTGGGCACCGCCGTCACCTCCATCTACTGGCACGTCGGCAACCGCGAGTCGCTGCTGGACGCCCTGGTGGCCCGCACCGTCCAGGAGATGGGCGCGATCCGCCCGGTGGGCGCGACACCGCACGCCCGGATCGTCTCGGTGGCCCGCGCCCTGCGCACCGCGCTGCGCGAGCGGCCGCATCTGATCGCGATGGTGCACGAACGCGGCCTGACGGAGCGGATGTTCTGGCCCGCGCAGCAGGCGCTGGTCCACGAGGCGCACGCCGCCGGGCTGCGCGGCGAGCTCGCGGCCGAGGCGGTACGGGCGGTGCAGTTCCAGGTGGTCGGCTACGTCCTGACCGAGCGCAACCGGGAGCGGTCACCGCAGCAGCGCCCCAGCGAGGGCGAGCTGTGGGACGCGCCCGGCGCCGGGGACGATCCGGCGCTGGCCCGCGCGCTGGCCGCTCCGGCCGACACCGAACGGCTCTTTCAGGTCTCACTCGATGCGCTGGTGGGCTCGCTGCTGGCACCGGGCGACGATGTGGTGAAAGCCCCATAGCGGCCGGATCCGGACGACCGCGGTGCGGTGGCTGTCAGTGGCGGCCCGTATCCTCAGTGACCATGCTCGAAGACCGCATGGCAGCAGCGCCCTCGATCACGCCCGCGATCGGGCCGCAGCCGGGCCCGCAGACGCCGCCGGATGCCTGGCCCGAGGGATATCCCCAGGGGTATGCGGTGGTCGACGTGGAGACCACCGGCCTGGCCCGCGACGACCGGATCATCTCCGCCGCGGTGTACCAACTCGACGCCCGCGGCGAGGTCCAGGACCACTGGTACACCCTGGTCAATCCGCAGCGGGACCCGGGCCCGGTGTGGATCCACGGTCTGACGAGCGAGGTGCTGGCCGGGGCGCCGCTCTTCCCGGACGTCGTCCCCGAGCTCTCGCGGCGCCTGGCGGACCGGGTGCTGGTCGCGCACAACGCCATGTTCGACTGGTCGATGCTCGCCCGCGAGTACGCCCGCGCCCGGGCGACCGCCCCGGTGCGCCAGCGGCTGTGCACCATCGCGCTGTCCAAGGAGCTGCGGCTGCCGCTGCCCAACCACAAGCTGGAGTCCCTGGCGGCCCATTACGGCGTCGTCCAGGAACGCGCCCACCACGCCCTGGACGACGCCCGGGTGCTGGCCGAGGCGTTCCGCCCCAGCCTGCGCCGGGCCGCCCGGGAGAAGCTGCGGCTGCCGCTGCTGACCTGCCAGCCGCTGACGGAGTGGTCGGACTCCCCCGCCGCCCGGCCGCAGTCCGCGACGGCGTACCGCCCCACCTCCTGGCGGCCGTCCCGCAAGCGGCCCGCGTGCCCGTATCCCAACCCGGGGCGCTATGTGGCGGGCGGACCGCTCGTCCAGGGCATGCGGGTCGCCTTCTCCGGGGACACCTCCGTCGACCGCGAGCTGCTGGAGGACCGGGCCGCCGAGGCCGGGCTGCACGTCGCCACCAGCCTGTCCCGGCTGACCAGCCTGCTGGTCACCAACGACCCCGACTCCCGCACGTCGAAAACCGCCAAGGCCGCCCAGTTCGGCACGGTCGTCGTCGACGAGGCCGCCTTCATGCAGCTGCTCCAGGACGTCCGGCCGGCGCCGGGAGCGGGCCCGGCGGCCTCCTCGGATGCGGCGCCTGCGTCCGGGTGAAGCCCGGCCAACACACCCGTTCGCAGCGCGTGTGGCGGCGGGGACACCCGCACCCTGTGGCGCATGGCACGTTGTGAGGTCTGCGGAAACGACTACGGCATGACGTTCGAGGTGCACGCGCAGGGCGCGGTGCACGTCTTCGACTGCTTCTCCTGCGCCATCCACCGCATGGCGCCGATCTGTGAGCACTGCCGGTGCCAGATCATCGGCCAGGGCGTCGAGGCCGACGGGCACTTCTACTGCGGTGCGCACTGCGCCCGCTCGGAGGGGAAGGTGGGCATCGTCGACAGAGTCTGAGACCACCCCCGTGTCCCCGACCGCCCCCACCATCCGACGGTTTCCGGCCCCCGGCAGGACCCCCTGCCCGGGGGCCTTCGCACGCCAGGTACGGTCGATGCCGTGTACCGCTTCCTGTTGTCCCGGCAGTGGGTGATCCTCACCCTCTTGGGCCTCGTGCTGATCCCCATCATGATCAAGCTGGGCTTCTGGCAGCTGCACCGCCATGAGCACAAGGTGGCGCAGAACGCGCTGATCGCCGGCAATCTGGCCGCCCGGCCCGTCCCGGTCACCGAGCTCACCGCCCCCGGGCACACGGTCCCGCACGACGACATGTGGCGCCGGGTCACCGCCACCGGCACCTACGACGCCGCGCACGAGGTCGTGGTCCGCCAGCGCACCGCGGCCGACGAGCAGAGCATCGGCTACTACGTCCTGACCCCGCTCCGGCTCGCCGGCGGCAAGGACGTCCTGGTCAACCGCGGCTGGATCTCGGCGGGCAACGATCTGACGAAGTTCCCGTACGTGCCCCCGACGCCCAAGGGCGAGGTGACCGTCACCGGTCGGCTCATGGCCGATGAGACCACCGCGGCCAGCGGCATCAAGAACACCAAGGGCCTGCCGGCCCGCCAGGTCATGCTGATCAACAGCAAGCAGATGGCCGGGCGGCTGGCGCAGCCGGTGCTCGGCGGCTACATCGAGCAGACCGGCCCGAACCCGCCCGGCGGCAAGCCCGAGCTGGTGCCCGAGCCGGACCACGACAGCATCGGCCCGCATATGGCCTACGCCGTCCAGTGGTGGCTGTTCGCGGCGGGGGTTCCGGTCGGCTGGGTCATCCTCGTACGCCGTGAGCGCCGCGACCGCGCGGAGGCGGCGGCCAAGGAGGCCGAGGCGGCCGCAGAGCCCGCGGAGACCGAAGGGGCCGAGGAGGCCGGGGAGCCCGTAGCCCGGACAGCCGCCACCGTCGACTAACGGCCACACCGGGCGGGAAAGCGCCCTGAGTGCACCCACGTATCGAGGACTATGCGCTCATCGGCGATCTCCAGACCGCCGCCCTCGTCGGCCGCGACGGCTCCATCGACTGGCTGTGCCTGCCCCGCTTCGACTCCGGCGCCTGCTTCGCCGCCCTCCTCGGCGGCAAGGACAACGGCCACTGGGGCCTGGCCCCCACCTCCCCCGACGTCCGCGCCGAGCGCTCCTACCGCGGCGACTCCCTCGTCCTGGACACCCTCTGGCACACCCCCGACGGCACCGTACGGGTCACCGACTTCATGCCGCACCGCGACCGCGCGCCCGACGTCGTACGGATCGTCGAGGGCCTGAGCGGCAGCGTCGCCATGCGCGGGGTGCTGCGGCTGCGGTTCGACTACGGATGGGTGGTCCCCTGGGTGCGGGCCGCCGAGGGCAGCCGGGTGGCGATCGCCGGACCCGATTCGGTGTGGCTGCGCACGCCGGAGCGCTCCCGCACCTACGGCAAGGACTTCAGCACCCGCTCCGACTTCACCGTCGCCGCGGGCGAACGCGCCGCCTTCGTCCTGACCTGGCACCCCTCCCAGGAGCGCCGCCCCTTCCAGATCGACCCCTTCGAGGCGCTGGAGACCACCCTGGAGGACTGGTACGCCTGGTCGGCGCGCTGCCGCTACAACGGCCCGTAC is a genomic window of Streptomyces gilvosporeus containing:
- a CDS encoding cation acetate symporter; protein product: MTFVQQLAAGPAGAHRPLIISLFAVFVAATLAITVWAGRQTRGAEDFYAGGRRFSGFQNGLALSGDYMSAASFLGIAGAIALFGYDGFLYSIGFLVAWLVALLLVAEPLRNSGRFTMGDVLAYRMRQRPVRTAAGTSTIVVSIFYLLAQMAGAGALVTLLLGITSEAGKILVVVLVGIVMILYVTIGGMKGTTWVQMVKAVLLIAGTLLITFLVALKFDFNLSALLGKAAENSGKGAAFLQPGLKYGATATSKIDFISLGLALVLGTAGLPHILIRFYTVPTAKAARKSVNWAIGIIGVFYLMTIALGFGAAALIKPEALTAANKAGNTAAPQLAEVIGGGAGSTGGAVLLAVISAVAFATILAVVAGLTLASSSSFAHDIYVNVLRKGEATEQEEVAAARWATVGIGAVAIVLGVFARGLNVAGLVALAFAVAASANLPTLLYSLFWKRFTTQGALWSIYGGLASSVLLVLFSPVVSGAETSMFPAAGFDVFPLENPGLISIPLGFLLGWLGSLLSKEEPDARKYAELEVRSLTGTGAH
- a CDS encoding DUF485 domain-containing protein produces the protein MSAVPTTDTGTHEPPDYRQVQSSAEFAELRRAHRSFAFPLTLGFLLWYLVYVLLSSYAGGFMATPVLGHLNVAFVLGIAQFATTFLIAWWYSRHAAAALDPKAEALKSRLEAGA
- a CDS encoding S8 family serine peptidase — protein: MAHPRSRRSRLLALPLGLALTASLGFLPGAATAAPKDAAAAPADGPLLSYVVNATPGHTVLGGVEKAISKAGGKVVIAHERIGVIVVHSANPRFAETMRTVPGVQSAGATRTAPLKATGTTDVGKPQKIERLSASQLRAVTAAAKANGQEPLEPLQWDLPAIKADQAAKIDPGSRKVTVGIIDTGVDDTHPDLKANFSAKQSANCVGGVADTSPGSWRPWDPDEDYHGTHVAGTIAAARNGVGVAGVAPGVKISAIKVSEPKTAMFYAESVVCAFVFAADHGIAVTNNSYYVDPWMFNCKDDADQAAIIDAVGRAAKYAQSKGVLNVAAAGNSNLDLAADKLPDATSPDDSTPVTRTVNPKTCWDVPTQLPGTVTVAATGVHNAKSYYSNYGLGQIDVAAPGGDAKQVPELPAKNGNILSTVPGGDWAYLAGTSMATPHVAGVAALLKSTHPASSPQEIQWLLKEQADNPGCPTGDATCTGTKHLNSHFGYGIVDALAAVKK
- a CDS encoding lysoplasmalogenase, which gives rise to MTARWPRAVGPLLGAFAALAVVHLTALLTGAATLAQLTKPALMPVLAAAVLARGGPPLLVAALLFGCGGDTFLQIGGGTVFLVGMGSFAAGHLCYLVLCARHGTPPGGRARTGALGGGYAVVLAATVALLWPDLPAALRVPVAGYSLLLTAMAFGALRAGPWAAAGGLLFLLSDTLIAGGIAHWPQPPLPQFWIMLTYAAAQAALAEGVLRAAAGGGKPQGTGRPTDRPPTAVTA
- a CDS encoding sterol desaturase family protein, yielding MPHLPDVVLWSVPAFVLLTVVEMVSYRLHPDEDAEGYEAKDAATSVGMGLGSLVFDALWKIPIVAIYAAVYELTPLRIPVVWWTLPLLLLAQDFFYYWSHRGHHVIRILWACHVVHHSSRKFNLTTALRQPWTTWTVWPFYVPLVAVGVHPAAIAFTSGANLVYQFWVHTERIDKLPRPLEFVFNTPSHHRVHHASQGGYLDRNFGGILIVWDRLFGSFVAETERPVYGLTKNIDTFNPLRVATHEYAAIARDIRAAHSWRERAGRIFRGPGWQPADRSAAQETAAAPVGESVA
- a CDS encoding amidohydrolase family protein, encoding MTDRYTVISADCHAGADLLDYKPYLESRHHDAFDAWAATYVNPHEDLLADTADRNWNSQRRLAEQEADGIVAEVVFPNTIPPFFPSASLMAPAPATREEFERRWAGLRAHNRWLADFCAQAPGRRAGVAQILLNDVDEAVREVRRIKEAGLTGGILLPGTPPGSGLPELHSEVYDPLWAACADLDVPVNHHGGSASPPLGEEPAARAVFMVETTWFSHRALWHLVFGGAFRRHPGLRLVLTEQGSGWIPGVLDMLDYYHDRLVASATRAATAEARFGAGLAATMGERPAAIWRDHCYVGASFMRPHEVPLRHRIGLDKIMWGSDYPHDEGTAPYSREALRLAYAALPTDEVAALLGGNAARVYGFDLDRLAPIAARVGPTAAEIAEPLEKIPADATSPAFAPGGSVRVW